In the Kitasatospora terrestris genome, one interval contains:
- a CDS encoding NAD(P)/FAD-dependent oxidoreductase, whose amino-acid sequence MPISEQIGSPVPHRQDGGGGRPHRTVAVVGAGVAGLTAAYELHRAGAEVVLFEAEDRLGGHAHTQSVTGADGRELALDTGFLVHNERTYPHLIALFRELGVQTQDSEMSMSVHCDGCGLEYAGARGPAGLLAQPSALLRGRYIAMLAEVPRFHRRAKALLANPGAGDPSLREFLAAEGFSRYFVGHYMTPVVSAVWSCAPDLAGDYPARYLFTFLENHGMLSVTGSPTWKTVVGGSRTYVERIAERLGSVHRLAPVRRVWRRSDGVTLATADGRRADVDAVVIATHADQALRMLADPTSTEREVLGAFRYSRNPTVLHRDASVLPRAAWARASWNYRMPTCDGPADRVRVTYHLNRLLRLGTPADYLVTLNEDRDAPFPSDVVVSRTVYEHPVYTGETVAAQRRLPQLTTGRTAFAGAYHGWGFHEDGCRSGVLAARALLGVGAP is encoded by the coding sequence ATGCCCATCTCCGAGCAGATCGGCTCGCCCGTGCCGCACCGCCAGGACGGCGGCGGCGGACGTCCGCACCGCACCGTGGCCGTGGTCGGCGCCGGCGTCGCGGGCCTGACGGCCGCGTACGAGCTGCACCGGGCCGGGGCGGAGGTGGTGCTGTTCGAGGCGGAGGACCGGTTGGGCGGGCATGCGCACACGCAGTCGGTGACCGGCGCGGACGGCCGGGAGCTCGCCCTGGACACCGGCTTCCTGGTGCACAACGAGCGCACGTACCCCCATCTGATCGCGCTGTTCCGCGAGTTGGGGGTGCAGACGCAGGACAGCGAGATGAGCATGTCCGTGCACTGCGACGGGTGCGGCCTGGAGTACGCCGGGGCGCGCGGCCCGGCCGGGCTGCTGGCGCAGCCGTCGGCGCTGCTGCGCGGGCGCTACATCGCGATGCTGGCGGAGGTGCCGCGCTTCCACCGTCGGGCGAAGGCGCTGCTGGCGAATCCCGGCGCGGGTGATCCGAGCCTGCGGGAGTTCCTCGCCGCGGAGGGGTTCAGCCGGTACTTCGTGGGCCACTACATGACGCCGGTGGTGTCCGCCGTGTGGTCGTGCGCGCCGGACCTGGCGGGCGACTACCCGGCCCGGTACCTGTTCACGTTCCTGGAGAACCACGGGATGCTGTCGGTCACCGGTTCGCCGACGTGGAAGACGGTGGTGGGCGGCTCCCGCACGTACGTGGAGCGGATCGCGGAGCGGCTCGGCTCAGTCCACCGCCTCGCGCCGGTGCGGCGGGTGTGGCGCCGGTCCGACGGCGTGACGCTGGCGACGGCGGACGGCCGGCGCGCGGACGTGGACGCCGTGGTGATCGCCACCCACGCCGACCAGGCGCTGCGGATGCTGGCCGACCCGACCTCGACCGAACGGGAGGTGCTCGGTGCCTTCCGGTACTCGCGCAACCCGACCGTCCTGCACCGCGACGCCTCGGTCCTGCCGCGGGCGGCGTGGGCGCGGGCGTCCTGGAACTACCGGATGCCGACCTGCGACGGGCCGGCCGACCGGGTCCGGGTGACGTACCACCTCAACCGGCTGCTGCGGCTGGGCACCCCGGCCGACTACCTGGTCACCCTGAACGAGGACCGGGACGCCCCCTTCCCGTCGGACGTGGTGGTCTCCCGCACGGTCTACGAGCACCCGGTGTACACCGGCGAGACGGTCGCGGCCCAGCGGCGGCTGCCCCAACTCACCACCGGTCGGACCGCGTTCGCCGGGGCGTACCACGGCTGGGGGTTCCACGAGGACGGCTGCCGGTCCGGTGTGCTGGCGGCCCGCGCGCTGCTCGGGGTGGGGGCGCCGTGA
- a CDS encoding SDR family oxidoreductase, translated as MTAPLTCLVTGATGYIGGRLVPELLAAGHRVRCLARDPGRLRDQPWRARVETATGDVTRPDTLPDALRGIDVAYYLVHSLGTGRDFEATDRQAARDFGAAAHAAGVRRIVYLGGLVPRGVPTARLSPHLRSRAEVGRELRDSGVPTAELRAAVIIGSGSASFEMLRYLTERLPVMVTPRWVNTRIQPIAVRDVLRHLVAAADLPPDVNRTFDIGGPDVLTYRQMMQGYARVAGLPPRLILPTPALTPWLSSHWVGLVTPVPNSIARPLVESLRHEVVCSEHDIAKWSPDPPDGPIGFGRAVALALRRIRDADVSTHWSSATLPGAPSDPLPTDPDWAGGSLYQDLKELTVATPPEDVWRVVEGIGGGNGWYSFPLAWEVRGRLDRLVGGIGLRRGRRDPARLRVGDSLDFWRVEEIQPGQLLRLRAEMRLPGLAWLEISVTPDGNGGTRYRQRALFHPHGLAGHAYWWSVAPFHTFVFGDMARNITDRARAAH; from the coding sequence ATGACCGCACCGCTCACCTGCCTGGTCACCGGCGCCACCGGCTACATCGGCGGCCGCCTGGTCCCCGAACTCCTCGCCGCCGGCCACCGGGTGCGCTGCCTCGCCCGCGACCCCGGACGCCTGCGCGACCAGCCCTGGCGCGCCCGGGTCGAGACCGCCACCGGCGACGTCACCCGCCCCGACACCCTCCCCGACGCGCTGCGCGGCATCGACGTCGCCTACTACCTCGTCCACTCGCTCGGCACCGGCCGGGACTTCGAGGCCACCGACCGGCAGGCCGCCCGCGACTTCGGCGCCGCCGCCCACGCCGCCGGGGTGCGCCGCATCGTCTACCTCGGCGGACTCGTCCCGCGCGGCGTCCCCACCGCCCGGCTCTCGCCCCACCTGCGCTCGCGCGCCGAAGTCGGCCGGGAACTGCGCGACAGCGGCGTCCCCACCGCCGAACTCCGCGCCGCCGTCATCATCGGCTCCGGCTCCGCCTCCTTCGAAATGCTCCGCTACCTCACCGAACGGCTCCCGGTGATGGTCACCCCGCGCTGGGTCAACACCCGCATCCAGCCGATCGCCGTCCGCGACGTACTGCGCCACCTCGTCGCCGCCGCCGACCTCCCGCCCGACGTCAACCGCACCTTCGACATCGGCGGCCCCGACGTCCTCACCTACCGGCAGATGATGCAGGGCTACGCCCGGGTCGCCGGCCTGCCACCCCGCCTCATCCTGCCCACCCCCGCCCTCACCCCTTGGCTCTCCAGCCACTGGGTCGGCCTGGTCACCCCCGTACCGAACTCCATCGCCCGGCCGCTCGTCGAATCGCTGCGCCACGAAGTGGTCTGCTCCGAACACGACATCGCCAAATGGTCACCCGACCCGCCCGACGGCCCGATCGGCTTCGGCCGGGCCGTCGCCCTCGCCCTGCGCAGGATCCGCGACGCCGACGTCTCCACCCACTGGTCCTCCGCCACCCTCCCCGGCGCCCCCAGCGACCCGCTGCCCACCGACCCCGACTGGGCCGGCGGCAGCCTCTACCAGGACCTGAAGGAACTCACCGTCGCCACCCCGCCCGAGGACGTCTGGCGCGTCGTCGAAGGCATCGGCGGCGGCAACGGCTGGTACTCCTTCCCGCTCGCCTGGGAGGTCCGCGGCCGGCTCGACCGCCTCGTCGGCGGCATCGGCCTGCGGCGCGGCCGCCGCGACCCCGCCCGGCTGCGGGTCGGCGACTCCCTCGACTTCTGGCGGGTCGAGGAGATCCAGCCCGGGCAACTGCTGCGGCTGCGCGCCGAGATGCGCCTCCCCGGCCTCGCCTGGCTCGAAATCTCCGTCACCCCGGACGGCAACGGCGGCACCCGCTACCGCCAACGCGCCCTGTTCCACCCGCACGGCCTCGCCGGACACGCCTACTGGTGGTCCGTCGCCCCCTTCCACACGTTCGTCTTCGGCGACATGGCCCGCAACATCACCGACCGCGCCCGCGCCGCCCACTGA
- a CDS encoding SGNH/GDSL hydrolase family protein translates to MRTTTTATPRARLAAAAVALGSCLALALPATAAVAADADPVPTVFFGDSYTSNFGIAPYGNRHALCFQANENYPTVAVRTLAAKGVALNVQADVSCSGAVIGNFWQKQSLGFFQSVPAQEDALNADTRLAVGSLGGNTLGFIRILKQCSARLRGAPAVPGEPVDATSPAGQCGSFFSSGGGKTWLEGQFKQVGSDLATMFQHMAPRSPEAKRVLVGYPRLVPQDTAKCLTAAPGQRDLPFADVPQDALPVLDQAQKRLDDTMEKAAADAGADFVDLYDTTGANTACDGADRGIGGLFEPSRVTLLGQPVPFYAHPNEKGRDLQAAQVAARIQQILKP, encoded by the coding sequence ATGCGCACCACGACGACCGCCACTCCACGGGCACGGCTGGCCGCCGCAGCCGTCGCCCTGGGCAGTTGCCTGGCGCTCGCCCTCCCGGCGACTGCAGCCGTCGCGGCGGACGCCGATCCGGTGCCGACCGTGTTCTTCGGCGACTCCTACACCTCCAACTTCGGCATCGCCCCCTACGGCAATCGCCACGCCCTGTGCTTCCAGGCGAACGAGAACTACCCCACCGTCGCCGTCCGGACCCTGGCGGCCAAGGGCGTCGCGCTCAACGTCCAGGCGGACGTCTCCTGTTCGGGCGCGGTGATCGGCAACTTCTGGCAGAAGCAGAGCCTGGGGTTCTTCCAGTCGGTCCCGGCGCAGGAGGACGCCCTGAACGCGGACACCCGCCTGGCCGTGGGCAGCCTGGGCGGCAACACCCTGGGCTTCATCCGCATCCTCAAGCAGTGCTCCGCCCGGCTCCGGGGCGCGCCCGCGGTGCCCGGGGAGCCGGTGGACGCCACCTCCCCGGCCGGCCAGTGCGGGTCCTTCTTCTCGTCGGGAGGGGGCAAGACATGGCTGGAGGGCCAGTTCAAGCAGGTCGGCAGCGACCTGGCCACGATGTTCCAGCACATGGCCCCCCGCTCCCCCGAGGCCAAGCGCGTCCTGGTCGGCTACCCCCGCCTCGTGCCCCAGGACACCGCCAAGTGCCTGACCGCCGCCCCCGGCCAGAGGGACCTGCCGTTCGCCGACGTCCCCCAGGACGCCCTGCCCGTCCTCGACCAGGCCCAGAAGCGCCTCGACGACACCATGGAGAAGGCCGCCGCCGACGCCGGCGCCGACTTCGTCGACCTCTACGACACGACCGGCGCCAACACGGCGTGCGACGGCGCCGATCGCGGCATCGGCGGCCTCTTCGAACCCTCCCGGGTCACACTCCTCGGCCAGCCGGTCCCCTTCTACGCCCACCCCAACGAGAAGGGCCGCGACCTGCAAGCCGCTCAGGTCGCCGCCCGGATCCAGCAGATCCTCAAGCCCTGA
- the fdxA gene encoding ferredoxin produces MTFVIALPCVDVKDRACIDECPLDCIYEGERMLYIQPDECTDCGACEPVCPVEAIFYEDDTPEEWRVFNSVNAEFFADIGSPGSAAKVGPFPKDHPVVAALPAPAPEAG; encoded by the coding sequence ATGACCTTCGTGATCGCGTTGCCCTGTGTGGACGTCAAGGACAGGGCGTGCATCGACGAGTGCCCGCTCGACTGCATCTACGAGGGTGAGCGGATGCTGTACATCCAGCCGGACGAGTGCACCGACTGCGGTGCGTGCGAGCCGGTGTGCCCGGTGGAGGCGATCTTCTACGAGGACGACACGCCCGAGGAGTGGCGGGTGTTCAACTCGGTGAACGCGGAGTTCTTCGCCGACATCGGCTCCCCTGGCAGCGCTGCGAAGGTGGGCCCGTTCCCGAAGGACCATCCGGTGGTGGCGGCGCTGCCGGCCCCCGCGCCGGAGGCCGGCTGA
- a CDS encoding MerR family transcriptional regulator encodes MPTGAVARHLGVSPTTVRSWERRYGIGPAGRRPGHHRRWSPADIAVLEAMCRLTARGVPPAEAARVVLAGEGAERRTDPSAQPDAPAGTGAAATAPAATGPGGSRALHVGTVRPECRGLARAAVRLDAPEVARILQEVLAALGPVDAWTEVMMPALRAVGRKWATDGEQYVEVEHLLSWHVATALRAAAVRPEPLRALPPVLLAAMPAEQHTLPLDAVAAGLTERALPFRMLGAAVPPRALLDAVHRIGPGAVVLWAQSPQTADAGLVRHVVHAVWGPRGSRNRALVLATGPGWGRSDHPEGTAAPRSLLSALDLIERTVTA; translated from the coding sequence ATGCCGACCGGCGCGGTGGCCCGTCACCTCGGGGTGTCGCCGACCACGGTCCGTTCCTGGGAGCGGCGCTACGGCATCGGTCCGGCCGGCCGCAGGCCCGGCCACCACCGGCGCTGGAGCCCCGCGGACATCGCCGTCCTGGAGGCCATGTGCCGCCTGACGGCCCGCGGGGTGCCGCCCGCCGAGGCGGCCCGGGTGGTGCTCGCCGGTGAGGGCGCCGAGCGCCGGACCGACCCGTCGGCACAGCCCGACGCCCCGGCAGGCACCGGGGCCGCGGCCACCGCGCCCGCGGCGACCGGCCCGGGCGGCAGCCGCGCCCTGCACGTGGGCACCGTGCGCCCGGAGTGCCGGGGCCTGGCCCGCGCCGCCGTCCGGCTGGACGCGCCGGAGGTCGCCCGGATCCTCCAGGAGGTCCTGGCCGCGCTCGGCCCGGTCGACGCCTGGACCGAGGTGATGATGCCGGCCCTGCGCGCGGTCGGCCGCAAGTGGGCGACCGACGGCGAGCAGTACGTCGAGGTCGAGCACCTGCTGTCCTGGCACGTGGCGACCGCGCTGCGGGCGGCCGCCGTCCGCCCCGAGCCGCTGCGCGCGCTGCCGCCGGTGCTGCTGGCCGCGATGCCGGCCGAGCAGCACACCCTCCCGCTGGACGCGGTCGCCGCCGGTCTGACCGAGCGCGCCCTCCCGTTCCGGATGCTCGGCGCGGCCGTCCCGCCCCGGGCGCTGCTGGACGCCGTCCACCGGATCGGGCCGGGCGCGGTGGTGCTGTGGGCGCAGAGCCCGCAGACCGCCGACGCCGGGCTGGTCCGGCACGTGGTCCACGCGGTGTGGGGCCCGCGCGGCTCCCGCAACCGGGCACTGGTGCTGGCCACCGGCCCCGGCTGGGGCCGCTCCGACCACCCGGAGGGCACCGCGGCGCCGCGCAGCCTGCTGAGCGCGCTCGACCTGATCGAGCGGACCGTGACCGCCTGA
- the sigK gene encoding ECF RNA polymerase sigma factor SigK gives MTPSTCAPPVPPPAVPARAADPADLMAAVARGDRDAFAALYGTLAPPVYGIALRTLRSPAHAEEVAQEVLLEVWRTAAAYRPERGTVLAWALTIAHRRAVDRVRSTQAADAREVRVALRERPAAESVADQTERLLDGERVRHALAALTHAQRESLVLAYYGGYSQREIAHHLGLPLGTVKTRMRDGLLRLRAALDDREPAGTTATAAAERRRR, from the coding sequence GTGACCCCGAGCACCTGTGCACCACCCGTCCCGCCGCCGGCCGTCCCGGCCCGCGCGGCCGACCCCGCCGACCTGATGGCGGCGGTGGCCCGCGGCGACCGGGACGCGTTCGCCGCGCTGTACGGGACGCTCGCACCGCCCGTGTACGGCATCGCGCTGCGGACGCTGCGCAGCCCGGCGCACGCGGAGGAGGTGGCGCAGGAAGTGCTGCTGGAGGTGTGGCGCACGGCCGCCGCCTACCGGCCCGAGCGGGGCACCGTCCTGGCCTGGGCGCTGACCATCGCCCACCGGCGCGCGGTGGACCGGGTGCGCTCCACGCAGGCGGCCGACGCGCGGGAGGTGCGGGTCGCGCTGCGCGAGCGGCCCGCCGCGGAGTCCGTCGCCGACCAGACCGAGCGGCTGCTCGACGGGGAGCGGGTGCGGCACGCGTTGGCGGCGCTGACCCACGCTCAGCGGGAGTCCCTGGTGCTGGCGTACTACGGCGGCTACTCGCAGCGCGAGATCGCGCACCACCTGGGCCTTCCGCTCGGTACGGTGAAGACGCGCATGCGGGACGGGCTGCTCCGGCTGCGCGCCGCCCTCGACGACCGCGAGCCGGCAGGAACGACGGCTACGGCGGCGGCGGAACGGAGGCGGCGGTGA
- a CDS encoding class I SAM-dependent methyltransferase, with protein MAAARALSFGAIAEAYERYRPGYPDELFDAVAAYAGRPLRTALEIGAGTGKATRLFAGHGIAVTATEPDTAMLAELTRTAPPNVTAVRAAFEDLRPGTTYDLVYAAAALHWTRPENRWPNVAALLGPDGVFASFGGPVRLADPAVEESMRAARAPFLAGDEIPSPDGTAPDAEMQWPGTELQRSPLFHDVRQTALRRRLTVSAEDYVGYLSTVSAYLQLPPPTRQQACTAIASALPETVEITADITLHLARRRPA; from the coding sequence ATGGCTGCTGCACGGGCACTGAGCTTCGGAGCGATCGCCGAGGCCTACGAGCGGTACCGGCCGGGGTACCCCGACGAACTCTTCGACGCGGTGGCGGCGTACGCGGGCCGGCCGCTCCGGACCGCCCTGGAGATCGGGGCGGGGACGGGCAAGGCGACCCGCCTGTTCGCCGGACACGGGATCGCGGTCACGGCGACCGAACCCGACACCGCCATGCTCGCCGAACTGACCAGGACCGCTCCCCCGAACGTGACGGCCGTCCGGGCCGCGTTCGAGGACCTGCGGCCCGGTACGACGTACGACCTGGTCTACGCGGCGGCCGCCCTGCACTGGACGCGCCCGGAGAACCGGTGGCCGAACGTCGCCGCCCTCCTCGGACCCGACGGCGTGTTCGCCTCGTTCGGCGGCCCGGTCCGGCTCGCGGACCCGGCCGTCGAGGAGTCCATGCGCGCCGCCCGGGCGCCGTTCCTCGCCGGCGACGAGATCCCGTCCCCCGACGGGACCGCACCCGACGCGGAGATGCAGTGGCCCGGCACGGAACTGCAACGCTCACCGCTGTTCCACGACGTCCGGCAGACCGCCCTCCGGCGGCGCCTGACAGTGAGCGCCGAGGACTACGTCGGCTACCTGTCGACCGTCTCCGCCTACCTGCAGCTCCCACCGCCGACCCGGCAGCAGGCCTGCACCGCGATCGCGTCGGCCCTGCCCGAAACGGTCGAGATCACCGCCGACATCACCCTCCACCTCGCCCGCCGGCGCCCCGCTTAG
- the soxR gene encoding redox-sensitive transcriptional activator SoxR gives MTSNPTGNPRPTPDDWLTIGEVSARTGAAVSALRFYEELGLIASERDRRNQRRYPRHMLRRVALVSVAKRIGIPLQDLRDAFADVPLDRPPSHQEWQRASRGWKRRLEERRQTIERLEAELTGCIGCGCLSMKACALLNPGDTLAEDGAGPRRL, from the coding sequence ATGACCAGCAACCCCACCGGCAACCCCCGACCCACCCCCGACGACTGGCTGACCATCGGCGAGGTCAGCGCCCGCACCGGTGCCGCCGTCTCGGCCCTGCGGTTCTACGAGGAACTCGGCCTCATCGCCTCCGAACGCGACCGGCGCAACCAGCGCCGCTACCCGCGCCACATGCTGCGCCGCGTCGCCCTCGTCTCCGTCGCCAAACGCATCGGCATCCCCCTCCAGGACCTCCGCGACGCCTTCGCCGACGTCCCCCTCGACCGACCGCCCAGCCACCAGGAATGGCAGCGCGCCTCCCGCGGCTGGAAACGCCGCCTCGAAGAACGCCGCCAGACCATCGAACGCCTCGAGGCCGAACTCACCGGCTGCATCGGCTGCGGCTGCCTCTCCATGAAGGCCTGCGCCCTCCTCAACCCCGGCGACACCCTTGCCGAGGACGGCGCCGGCCCCCGCCGCCTGTGA
- a CDS encoding DUF7489 domain-containing protein: MSNTVFLLLSLGPLAMVLAMIAGHGWSESKDTYTGEVTGRVVRSSAGTYGPMSHHVIDIRTDDGRELSIEVSDRTYRSLAVGDRVVKEWGKRWPERSE; the protein is encoded by the coding sequence GTGTCGAACACCGTTTTCCTGCTCCTCTCCCTCGGCCCGCTCGCCATGGTCCTGGCGATGATCGCCGGGCACGGGTGGAGCGAGAGCAAGGACACCTACACCGGTGAGGTCACCGGCCGGGTGGTGCGAAGTTCGGCCGGTACCTACGGCCCGATGAGCCACCACGTGATAGACATCCGCACCGACGATGGGCGGGAGCTCAGCATCGAGGTGAGCGACCGGACGTACCGGTCTCTCGCCGTCGGCGACCGGGTGGTCAAGGAGTGGGGCAAGCGCTGGCCGGAGCGGTCGGAGTGA
- a CDS encoding deoxyribodipyrimidine photo-lyase: protein MTVSVALFTQDLRLHDNPVLHAAARAADQVVPLFVLDPAVEAAGFGAPNRQAFLADCLADLDESLRRTGARLVVRHGDPAEQAAKVAAETDADSVHVAAGVSAFARRRENRLRERLGGRLHVHDAVLTVLPPGQVTPAGRDHYAVFTPYHRAWQQAPRRSVHGAPRKLSTPDGVGGEALPTATAASPALPPGGESAAREQWRRWDVDAYADLHDALAADGTSRLSPYLHFGCLSAGELAARALERGGEGAEAFVRQLAWRDFHHQLLAARPRAAHHDYRSREDHWHHDEREARAWREGRTGYPIVDAGMRQLAHEGWMHNRARLLTASFLTKTLHHDWRTGAAHFLALLVDGDLANNQLNWQWVAGTGTDTRPNRVLNPLRQADRYDPDGAYVRRWIPELAHLPGPSVHRPWLLAPDYPAPLVAPEDLNTRLRAARSLD, encoded by the coding sequence ATGACCGTCTCCGTCGCCCTGTTCACCCAGGACCTGCGACTGCACGACAACCCGGTCCTGCACGCCGCCGCCCGCGCGGCCGACCAGGTCGTTCCGCTGTTCGTCCTCGACCCCGCCGTCGAGGCGGCCGGGTTCGGCGCCCCCAACCGGCAGGCCTTCCTCGCCGACTGCCTCGCCGACCTCGACGAATCGCTGCGCCGCACCGGCGCCCGCCTGGTCGTCCGGCACGGCGACCCGGCCGAGCAGGCCGCCAAGGTCGCCGCCGAGACCGACGCCGACAGCGTGCACGTCGCCGCCGGCGTCAGCGCCTTCGCCCGGCGGCGGGAGAACCGGCTGCGGGAGCGGCTCGGCGGGCGGCTGCACGTCCACGACGCCGTCCTGACCGTGCTCCCGCCCGGCCAGGTCACCCCCGCCGGGCGCGACCACTACGCCGTCTTCACCCCCTACCACCGGGCCTGGCAGCAGGCCCCGCGCCGCTCCGTGCACGGCGCGCCGCGCAAGCTCAGTACCCCCGACGGCGTCGGCGGCGAAGCCCTGCCCACCGCCACCGCGGCCTCACCCGCCCTGCCGCCCGGCGGCGAGAGCGCCGCCCGCGAGCAGTGGCGGCGCTGGGACGTCGACGCCTACGCCGACCTGCACGACGCGCTCGCCGCCGACGGCACCTCCCGGCTCTCCCCGTACCTGCACTTCGGCTGCCTGTCCGCCGGCGAACTCGCCGCCCGCGCCCTGGAGCGCGGCGGCGAGGGCGCGGAGGCCTTCGTCCGGCAACTCGCCTGGCGCGACTTCCACCACCAGCTGCTCGCCGCCCGGCCCCGGGCCGCCCACCACGACTACCGCAGCCGCGAGGACCACTGGCACCACGACGAGCGCGAGGCCCGCGCCTGGCGCGAAGGCCGCACCGGCTACCCCATTGTCGACGCCGGCATGCGCCAACTCGCCCACGAGGGCTGGATGCACAACCGGGCCCGGCTGCTCACCGCCAGCTTCCTCACCAAGACCCTCCACCACGACTGGCGGACCGGCGCCGCGCACTTCCTCGCCCTGCTCGTCGACGGCGACCTCGCCAACAACCAGCTCAACTGGCAGTGGGTCGCCGGCACCGGCACCGACACCCGCCCCAACCGGGTGCTCAACCCGCTGCGCCAGGCCGACCGGTACGACCCCGACGGCGCGTACGTCCGCCGCTGGATCCCCGAACTCGCCCACCTGCCCGGCCCGTCCGTCCACCGCCCCTGGCTGCTCGCCCCCGACTACCCCGCCCCGCTCGTCGCCCCCGAGGACCTGAACACCAGGCTCCGGGCCGCCCGCTCCCTCGACTGA